Proteins from one Maniola hyperantus chromosome 25, iAphHyp1.2, whole genome shotgun sequence genomic window:
- the LOC117994015 gene encoding transmembrane channel-like protein 7, producing MSGGNSKNKSRSKRQEGWEEAGGEFYQELYPGGEQELFDNLQRADAAKLATLLPSKQARNTTTVKRARSQNERRQSTYARTTQSRDIHLSMLPDLSENLSNEERTWEEIMQIKAMPVPMNQKRDIKDRLQSATKLRLQGLEQLQWRQRKVWHRFSIRFTEIVGKLELWQSSLREIEGKFGTGVVAYFLFLRWLMFLNFGISIFVIVFLILPTVLLVEVDYECDDFAENSTLCCSQAYLRRNLTEFNVVLSFIQGTGWLERTILFYGVYSDQLYTYFIKAFWQTEFFYNMPLAYILVPISWALFSLIAIVKTAAKGFKERLVESEGQFYMYCNLVFGGWDFCIQNDKSAKIKHKALYNEIKGCLQEERFKEEKQSRTRESQILMHFKRLSIHLVVFIILIASGILIYVIFNYSMDTLNEEQNSHNVFSEFINDTEQSALRQYNVSEYSFGQLQSTLLEFLPFITIVVLNIIVPEIFSYLIKFESYMPANTIIITLLRTVLLRLSSLAVLLSQIYIQITDPERIKCANLYEEFRLECWETYVGQQLYKLILTDFALQIVMTFIINLPRAFIARHSNSRCLKIIGTQDFYLPKHVLDIVYIQTIIWMGSFFCPFLPIIGTIFCFLIFYIKKFACLTNCTPSPIVYKASKSKSLFMSVLLLGFVISIIPVAYSVAEISPSWNCGPFRGFDTVWEFVVETFDRFPYYVREVVFLFGTSTFAVPAFAFLLFFVYYYWAVAAANRHMVEVLKNQLVLEGHDKQFLLNRLSAFIRQHQKRCERRNRASFADDDSSIQHSSR from the exons ATGTCAGGGGGTAATTCCAAGAACAAGTCTCGCTCGAAGCGGCAGGAAGGCTGGGAGGAGGCTGGGGGGGAGTTCTACCAGGAGCTGTACCCGGGGGGCGAGCAGGAGCTGTTCGACAACCTGCAGAGAGCTGACGCTGCCAAGCTGGCTACCTTGCTGCCTTCCAAGCAGGCTAGGAACA CGACGACGGTGAAGCGAGCCCGCTCCCAGAATGAACGAAGACAGTCGACGTACGCGCGGACCACACAAAGCAGGGACATACACCTCTCCATGTTGCCGGATTTATCAg AGAATCTGTCGAATGAAGAGCGGACATGGGAGGAGATTATGCAGATCAAAGCGATGCCAGTTCCCATGAACCAGAAGCGAGATATCAAAGACAGATTGCAG aGCGCAACAAAACTCCGTCTACAAGGCTTAGAACAATTACAATGGCGACAACGCAAAGTATGGCATCGATTCAGCATACGGTTCACCGAAATTGTTGGCAAATTAGAACTATGGCAGTCCTCTTTAAGGGAAATCGAGggaaaatttggtacaggagTTGTCGCGTACTTCCTTTTCCTAAGATGGCTGATGTTCTTAAACTTTGGCATATCCATTTTCGTGATAGTTTTTTTGATTCTACCCACAGTTTTACTTGTCGAAGTTGATTATGAATGTGACGATTTCGCCGAGAATTCCACACTATGTTGTTCCCAAGCGTATTTAAGACGGAATTTGACGGAGTTTAACGTAGTTTTATCGTTTATTCAAGGCACAGGGTGGTTGGAACGAACTATTTTGTTCTATGGTGTGTATAGTGATCAATTGTATACGTATTTTATCAAAGCGTTCTGGCAAACTGAGTTCTTCTACAACATGCCGTTAGCCTATATCTTGGTTCCGATTTCGTGGGCATTGTTTTCTTTAATAGCTATAGTTAAGACTGCTGCTAAAGGTTTTAAAGAGAGGTTAGTTGAGAGCGAAGGACAGTTTTATATGTATTGCAACCTTGTATTTGGGGGGTGGGACTTTTGCATACAGAATGACAAATCCGCGAAAATCAAACACAAAGCCTTATATAACGAAATTAAGGGATGCTTACAAGAGGAGCGGTTTAAGGAAGAAAAACAATCGAGGACTAGAGAAAGTCAAATTTTGATGCATTTCAAACGATTATCAATACATTTAGTAGTATTCATTATTCTCATAGCATCCGGTATACTTATTTACGTAATTTTCAACTATTCCATGGATACACTGAACGAAGAACAGAATTCTCATAACGTTTTTAGTGAATTTATTAATGACACTGAACAATCGGCTCTAAGACAGTACAATGTAAGCGAATATTCGTTTGGACAGTTGCAAAGTACTTTGCTGGAATTTCTGCCATTTATAACCATAGTTGTATTGAATATAATCGTCCCAGAAATTTtcagttatttaataaaatttgagaGCTACATGCCAgctaatacaataataataacattgctAAGAACAGTTTTAttaagactttcgtctttagcaGTTCTTCTAAGTcaaatttacatacaaataacgGATCCGGAGAGAATTAAATGCGCGAATTTATATGAAGAATTTCGATTAGAATGCTGGGAGACGTATGTTGGTCAACAATTATATAAGTTGATTTTGACTGATTTTGCTTTACAAATAGTCATGACGTTCATAATAAATTTGCCACGGGCGTTTATAGCTAGACACAGCAATAGTAGATGTTTAAAAATCATCGGCACCCAAGActtttaccttcccaaacatGTGTTAGACATAGTTTATATACAGACTATTATATGGATGGGTTCGTTTTTCTGTCCGTTCCTACCGATAATTGGTACGATTTTCTGtttcttaatattttatatcaaaaagTTTGCTTGTCTTACCAATTGTACTCCTTCGCCTATAGTTTATAAAGCTTCTAAATCCAAATCGTTGTTTATGTCCGTGTTGTTGCTTGGGTTCGTGATATCGATAATTCCTGTGGCGTATTCCGTAGCGGAGATTTCGCCATCTTGGAATTGTGGACCTTTTCGAGGTTTCGACACGGTTTGGGAGTTTGTCGTGGAAACTTTTGATAGGTTCCCGTACTACGTTCGCgaagttgtatttttatttgggaCGTCCACTTTTGCTGTCCCTGCGTTTGCATTTTTACTGTtctttgtatattattattgggCCGTGGCTGCAGCTAACCGACACATGGTTGAGGTTCTAAAGAACCAGTTGGTTTTGGAAGGGCATGACAAACAGTTTCTGTTGAATAGACTGAGCGCGTTTATTCGTCAGCATCAGAAACGTTGCGAGAGAAGGAATAGAGCTAGCTTCGCCGACGATGATTCTTCGATACAACACAGTTCTAGATAA